Proteins encoded within one genomic window of Ideonella dechloratans:
- a CDS encoding HIT family protein, producing the protein MKQAGCELCEHQATAAWSLVHAGERLRVVRVLDAPEFPAFYRVIWNEHVAEMSDLSHVDRAHLMDAVLAVEHVLRTSLKPTKINLATLGNVVPHLHWHVIARFDWDSHFPQPIWGSRQRTPEPPAGQRLAVPLTELDDRVRRALNA; encoded by the coding sequence ATGAAGCAGGCCGGTTGCGAACTGTGCGAGCACCAGGCCACCGCGGCCTGGTCGCTGGTGCATGCGGGCGAGCGCCTGCGCGTGGTGCGGGTGCTGGACGCGCCGGAGTTCCCGGCCTTCTACCGCGTGATCTGGAACGAGCACGTGGCCGAGATGAGCGATCTCTCGCACGTGGACCGCGCCCATCTGATGGACGCGGTGCTGGCCGTGGAGCATGTGCTGCGCACCAGCCTCAAGCCCACCAAGATCAACCTGGCCACGCTCGGCAATGTGGTGCCGCACCTGCACTGGCACGTCATCGCCCGCTTCGACTGGGACAGCCATTTCCCGCAGCCCATCTGGGGCAGCCGCCAGCGCACGCCCGAGCCGCCGGCCGGCCAGCGCCTGGCCGTGCCGCTGACCGAACTGGACGACCGGGTGCGCCGCGCCCTGAATGCCTGA
- a CDS encoding gamma-butyrobetaine hydroxylase-like domain-containing protein, whose amino-acid sequence MSSPTPTALTLHQASRVLEIGFDDGQTFRIPFELLRVYSPSAEVQGHGPGQEVLQTGKRNVLITDVAMVGHYALQPRFDDGHESGLYTWAYLYDLGARQAEHWAAYEARLKLAGVDRDTPMPPKDGPSCHSH is encoded by the coding sequence ATGAGTTCCCCCACCCCCACCGCGCTGACCCTGCACCAGGCCTCCCGCGTGCTGGAGATCGGCTTCGACGACGGCCAGACCTTCCGCATTCCCTTCGAGCTGCTGCGCGTGTACTCGCCCTCGGCCGAGGTGCAGGGCCACGGCCCGGGCCAGGAGGTGCTGCAGACCGGCAAGCGGAACGTGCTGATCACCGACGTGGCCATGGTGGGCCACTATGCGCTGCAGCCGCGCTTTGACGACGGCCACGAGTCCGGCCTCTACACTTGGGCCTATCTGTACGATTTGGGTGCGCGGCAGGCCGAGCACTGGGCGGCCTACGAGGCCCGGCTGAAGCTGGCCGGCGTGGACCGCGACACGCCGATGCCTCCCAAGGACGGCCCGTCCTGCCACTCGCACTGA
- the ugpQ gene encoding glycerophosphodiester phosphodiesterase: protein MPSSERPPSPAADAWPRWIAHRGAGRRAPENTLAAFRHGWQLGYRAFECDVKLSADGEPYLLHDDTLERTTSGQGPAAAADWATLSRLDAGAWCGPGWAGEPPARLAALAAFANAEGLHVNLELKPLPGQAEATGQVVAHAVRRLWHTGTPAPWLSSFQPAALAAAAVAAPELPRALLLDTLTPGWVAQAQALGCQGVVLNHRLMDADTLRSLHAHGLAGWVYTVNEADRADALWALGVDRIITDTLGP from the coding sequence ATGCCATCGTCCGAGCGCCCCCCCTCCCCCGCCGCGGACGCCTGGCCGCGCTGGATCGCCCACCGCGGCGCCGGCCGCCGGGCCCCGGAGAACACCCTGGCCGCCTTCCGCCACGGCTGGCAGCTGGGCTACCGGGCCTTCGAGTGCGATGTGAAGCTCTCCGCCGATGGCGAGCCCTATCTGCTGCACGACGACACCCTGGAGCGCACGACCTCGGGCCAGGGCCCGGCCGCGGCGGCGGACTGGGCCACCCTGTCCCGGCTGGACGCTGGCGCCTGGTGCGGCCCCGGCTGGGCCGGTGAGCCCCCCGCCCGGCTGGCGGCCCTGGCCGCCTTCGCGAACGCCGAAGGCTTGCATGTCAATCTCGAACTCAAGCCGTTGCCCGGGCAAGCCGAAGCGACCGGCCAGGTGGTGGCACACGCGGTGCGGCGGCTCTGGCATACCGGCACCCCGGCGCCCTGGCTGTCCTCCTTCCAGCCGGCGGCCCTCGCGGCGGCGGCCGTCGCGGCCCCGGAACTGCCCCGGGCCCTGCTGCTGGACACCCTGACGCCGGGCTGGGTGGCGCAGGCGCAGGCCCTGGGCTGCCAGGGCGTGGTGCTGAACCACCGGCTGATGGACGCCGACACCCTGCGCAGCCTGCACGCCCACGGCCTGGCCGGCTGGGTCTACACGGTCAACGAAGCCGACCGGGCCGACGCCCTGTGGGCCCTGGGCGTGGACCGCATCATCACCGACACCCTGGGGCCCTGA
- a CDS encoding DUF3683 domain-containing protein, whose product MNAPLPIPTVPTLNGDHPVEDAAAPRLREIPYNYTSLSDREIVLRLLGERAWDLLNLLRDERRTGRSARMLYEVLGDIWVVKRNPYLVDDLLDNPRRRGQLIEALHHRLTEVEKRRTPEVDAQRDAHVGELLVLARAAVDRFATRFVQVDELRQRARKLFAQCTRKDNIKFDGLSRVSHVTDATDWRVEYPFVVLTPDTEAEMAGLVAACVELGLTVIPRGGGTGYTGGAVPLTWKSAVINTEKLEQMTEVEMSTLPGVDHPVPTIWTGAGVVTQRVADAAERAGFVFAVDPTSAEASCVGGNIAMNAGGKKAVLWGTALDNLASWKMVTPEAKWLEVTRLNHNLGKIHDAEVASFELKYFDASGKHLERTERLDIPGRVFRKEGLGKDVTDKFLAGLPGVQKEGCDGLITSARWVVHRMPAHTRTVCLEFFGNPKDCVPSIVEIKDFMFQEMKQPGGAILAGLEHMDDRYLKAVGYATKSKRGGMPKMALFGDIVGDDEDRVAKAASEVIRLANARSGEGFIAVSPEARKKFWADRKRTAAISRHTNAFKVNEDVVIPLERMGEYTLGIERINIELSLRNKLALTERLEAFFTEGELPLAKTDEAGEHTRDELLDERVPEALALIRSVRGLWQHWHDHLDEVLPNESRSFFDQLQDHSLRASWKKDLLKPLQLLFAGSTFAPIIEGVKKVHKDVLRGRVWVALHMHAGDGNVHTNIPVNSDNYEMLKTAHEAVARIMVLARSLNGVISGEHGIGITKLEFLSDEELANFTAYKAKVDPEGRFNRGKLLRGEALSRLGDEVHAADLTHAYTPSFGLMTHESLIMQQSDIGDIAASVKDCLRCGKCKPVCSTHVPRANLLYSPRNKILATSLLVEAFLYEEQTRRGVSIKHWEEFEDVADHCTVCHKCLSPCPVKIDFGDVTMAMRNLLRKMGRKSFRPGQAAAMLMLNATNPETIKLARTAIVGVGMKAQRLAHDVLSIAAKHQTSAPPATVGTAPIKEQVIHFINKKMPGGLPKKTARALLDIEDREYVPIIRNPAVTTAETEAVFYFPGCGSERLFSQVGLATQAMLWHAGVQTVLPPGYLCCGYPQRGAGQFDKAEKIITDNRVLFHRVANTLNYLDIKTVVVSCGTCYDQLQGYHFDKIFPGCRIIDIHEFLLEKGIKLDGAGGYLFHDPCHSPMKQQDPMKTVKALVGDAVIKSERCCGESGTLAVSRPDISTQVRFRKEEEMRKAEATLRATGVVGQQQDLKILTSCPSCLQGLSRYGDDLQNGLLEADYIVVEMARKILGATWMEDYVARANAGGIERVLV is encoded by the coding sequence ATGAACGCGCCGCTGCCGATTCCCACCGTCCCCACTCTGAACGGGGACCACCCCGTCGAAGACGCCGCCGCGCCCCGGCTGCGCGAGATCCCGTACAACTACACCTCGCTGTCCGACCGCGAGATCGTGCTGCGCCTGCTGGGCGAGCGCGCCTGGGATCTGCTGAACCTGCTGCGCGACGAGCGCCGCACCGGCCGCTCCGCCCGCATGCTCTACGAGGTGCTGGGCGACATCTGGGTCGTCAAGCGCAACCCCTACCTGGTCGACGACCTGCTGGACAACCCGCGCCGGCGCGGTCAGCTGATCGAGGCCCTGCACCACCGCCTGACCGAGGTGGAGAAGCGCCGCACCCCCGAGGTGGACGCCCAGCGCGACGCCCATGTGGGCGAGCTGCTGGTGCTGGCCCGCGCTGCGGTGGACCGCTTCGCCACCCGCTTCGTGCAGGTGGACGAGCTGCGCCAGCGTGCGCGCAAGCTGTTCGCCCAGTGCACCCGCAAGGACAACATCAAGTTCGACGGTCTCTCGCGCGTCTCGCACGTGACCGACGCGACCGACTGGCGGGTGGAATACCCCTTCGTCGTGCTGACCCCGGACACCGAGGCCGAGATGGCCGGTCTGGTGGCGGCCTGCGTGGAACTGGGCCTGACCGTGATCCCGCGCGGGGGCGGCACCGGCTACACCGGCGGCGCCGTGCCGCTGACCTGGAAGAGCGCGGTCATCAACACCGAGAAGCTCGAGCAGATGACCGAGGTCGAGATGAGCACGCTGCCCGGCGTGGACCATCCCGTGCCGACGATCTGGACCGGCGCCGGCGTGGTCACCCAGCGGGTGGCCGATGCGGCCGAGCGCGCCGGCTTCGTCTTCGCGGTGGACCCGACCTCGGCCGAGGCGTCCTGCGTGGGCGGCAACATCGCGATGAACGCGGGCGGCAAGAAGGCCGTGCTGTGGGGCACCGCGCTGGACAACCTGGCCAGCTGGAAGATGGTGACGCCCGAGGCCAAGTGGCTGGAGGTCACCCGGCTGAACCACAACCTGGGCAAGATCCACGACGCCGAGGTGGCCAGCTTCGAGCTGAAGTACTTCGACGCCAGCGGCAAGCACCTGGAACGCACCGAGCGCCTGGACATCCCGGGCCGCGTCTTCCGCAAGGAAGGCCTGGGCAAGGACGTCACCGACAAGTTCCTGGCCGGCCTGCCCGGCGTGCAGAAGGAGGGCTGCGACGGCCTGATCACCAGCGCGCGCTGGGTGGTGCACCGCATGCCGGCGCACACCCGCACCGTCTGCCTGGAGTTCTTCGGCAACCCCAAGGACTGCGTGCCCTCGATCGTCGAGATCAAGGACTTCATGTTCCAGGAGATGAAGCAGCCGGGGGGCGCCATCCTGGCCGGCCTGGAGCACATGGACGACCGCTACCTGAAGGCGGTGGGCTATGCGACCAAGAGCAAGCGCGGCGGCATGCCAAAGATGGCGCTGTTCGGCGACATCGTCGGCGACGACGAGGACCGCGTGGCCAAGGCTGCCAGCGAGGTCATCCGCCTGGCCAATGCCCGTTCGGGCGAAGGCTTCATCGCCGTCAGCCCCGAGGCCCGCAAGAAGTTCTGGGCCGACCGCAAGCGCACCGCGGCCATCAGCCGCCACACCAACGCCTTCAAGGTCAACGAGGACGTGGTGATCCCGCTGGAGCGCATGGGCGAATACACCCTGGGCATCGAGCGGATCAACATCGAGCTGTCGCTGCGCAACAAGCTGGCGCTGACCGAGCGGCTGGAGGCCTTCTTCACCGAGGGCGAGCTGCCCTTGGCCAAGACCGACGAGGCCGGCGAGCACACCCGCGACGAACTGCTGGACGAGCGCGTGCCCGAGGCGCTGGCGCTGATCCGCAGCGTGCGCGGCCTGTGGCAGCACTGGCACGACCACCTGGACGAGGTGCTGCCCAATGAGAGCCGCAGCTTCTTCGACCAGCTGCAGGACCATTCCCTGCGCGCGTCCTGGAAGAAGGACCTGCTCAAGCCGCTGCAGCTGCTGTTCGCCGGCTCCACCTTCGCGCCCATCATCGAGGGCGTCAAGAAGGTCCACAAGGACGTGCTGCGCGGCCGCGTGTGGGTGGCCCTGCACATGCACGCCGGCGACGGCAATGTGCACACCAACATCCCGGTCAACAGCGACAACTACGAGATGCTGAAGACCGCGCACGAGGCGGTGGCCCGCATCATGGTGCTGGCGCGCAGCCTCAACGGCGTGATCTCGGGCGAGCACGGCATCGGCATCACCAAGCTGGAGTTCCTCTCGGACGAGGAGCTGGCCAACTTCACCGCCTACAAGGCCAAGGTGGACCCGGAAGGCCGCTTCAACCGTGGCAAGCTGCTGCGCGGCGAGGCCCTGAGCCGCCTGGGCGATGAGGTGCATGCCGCCGACCTGACCCACGCCTACACGCCCAGCTTCGGCCTGATGACGCACGAGTCGCTGATCATGCAGCAGAGCGACATCGGCGACATCGCGGCCTCGGTCAAGGACTGCCTGCGCTGCGGCAAGTGCAAGCCGGTGTGCTCCACCCATGTGCCGCGCGCCAACCTGCTGTACAGCCCGCGCAACAAGATCCTGGCCACCTCGCTGCTGGTCGAGGCCTTCCTCTACGAGGAGCAGACCCGGCGCGGCGTGTCGATCAAGCACTGGGAGGAGTTCGAGGACGTGGCTGACCACTGCACGGTCTGCCACAAGTGCCTGAGCCCCTGCCCGGTGAAGATCGACTTCGGCGACGTGACGATGGCCATGCGCAACCTGCTGCGCAAGATGGGCCGCAAGAGCTTCCGCCCCGGCCAGGCCGCGGCCATGCTGATGCTCAACGCCACCAACCCGGAGACGATCAAGCTGGCCCGCACGGCCATCGTCGGCGTGGGCATGAAGGCCCAGCGACTGGCGCACGACGTGCTGTCCATCGCCGCCAAGCACCAGACCAGCGCGCCGCCGGCCACGGTGGGCACCGCCCCGATCAAGGAGCAGGTGATCCACTTCATCAACAAGAAGATGCCGGGCGGCCTGCCCAAGAAGACCGCGCGGGCACTGCTGGACATCGAGGACCGGGAGTATGTGCCCATCATCCGCAACCCGGCCGTCACCACGGCCGAGACGGAGGCGGTGTTCTACTTCCCCGGCTGCGGTTCCGAGCGCCTGTTCAGTCAGGTGGGCCTGGCCACCCAGGCCATGCTCTGGCATGCCGGCGTGCAGACCGTGCTGCCGCCGGGCTACCTGTGCTGCGGCTACCCGCAGCGCGGGGCCGGCCAGTTCGACAAGGCCGAGAAGATCATCACCGACAACCGGGTGCTGTTCCACCGCGTGGCCAACACGCTGAACTACCTGGACATCAAGACGGTGGTGGTGAGCTGCGGCACCTGCTACGACCAGCTGCAGGGCTACCACTTCGACAAGATCTTCCCGGGCTGCCGCATCATCGACATCCACGAGTTCCTGCTCGAGAAGGGCATCAAGCTCGACGGCGCCGGTGGCTACCTTTTCCACGACCCCTGCCATTCGCCGATGAAGCAGCAGGACCCGATGAAGACCGTCAAGGCCCTGGTCGGCGACGCGGTGATCAAGAGCGAGCGCTGCTGCGGTGAGTCCGGCACGCTGGCGGTCAGCCGGCCCGACATCTCGACCCAGGTGCGCTTCCGCAAGGAAGAGGAGATGCGCAAGGCCGAGGCGACGCTGCGCGCCACCGGGGTGGTGGGCCAGCAGCAGGACCTGAAGATCCTGACCTCCTGCCCCAGCTGCCTGCAGGGCCTGTCGCGCTACGGCGACGACCTGCAGAACGGCCTGCTGGAGGCCGACTACATCGTCGTCGAGATGGCGCGCAAGATCCTGGGCGCCACCTGGATGGAAGACTACGTCGCCCGCGCCAATGCCGGCGGCATCGAGCGGGTGCTGGTGTGA